Genomic DNA from Cucumis melo cultivar AY chromosome 10, USDA_Cmelo_AY_1.0, whole genome shotgun sequence:
aaaaaatataacaaaatttatctGACTTTTTAAAATTGTTGCAACATCTGCTAACCACCTTCTTTGAATCAAGGACATAAAATAAAGCCCAAAATTCTTCTTTCAATTCAATAGCACATataataagaacaaaaaaaaattattattattgattattattattagtcaATTGAAAGGGCACATAAGATAAGACCAAAAGTTCTTCAATATTTACATTATAAATTAGTTCAACTAACAAATAGTGACcaatagagagaaaaaaaatgggaagaagaagaagaagaacagaGATTGCATTGATTTTGATTCTGATATATTCATCTATGGTGCATTCATTTGCTTTCAAACAACTCTTTGTAACAGGtcattttctttattataaTTCTGTCCCTTTTTTTTACTACAATAATCGAATGTCGAAAAGAATCGAACTTTATTTCCACCTCTGTAATAGAATGCAATCTCGTTGTAGAGTTAGGCCTGCTTTTAACATTTTTCCCATCTTCTTCCTCcacttttctttattattaaaCTCTTGaatcgtttttttttaaatgactttattttcaaaactaaaCAGAACAAAAATACccaaaaatatatttagatGTTCAAAGAAATTGATATGTGTGTGTACTGCAGACAGTATTAAGCACCAAGAAAGTGAGCATATGGAGAAACATGGTAGAAGATACAATATAGAGGGTCGACATGGTTATACAAATGGGATCCCAATACATGATATAGCAATTACCCGCGGTGGAGGAAGAGGCGGTGGCGGCGGCGGCAGAGGAGGAGGTAATGGTGCCGGAGGTATTCATGATCGAAACTACATGAAGTTTATAGCAGCTGCAGTTTCCATATCAGTTGCATATTTGTGTGGACTTATTTGATATGAACAATACGTATATCCAAGAAcattatatatcaatattaGTGTGGAAATCGAAGTAGTTCGatgttttttataaaaagaattatCACAATAATGGGATGTTTTTGTTTGATTGAGGAGTTATTTGTTTTGCAATTTCAGAAGGGTTTTGTAAAAGTATGAGGTGGTTGCTAATGGTTTGTAAGTATGTGTTTGGATTATTGGACAGATTCGATTttttataaactttatattttgATGTTGAAACGAGTCTAACTCAACTGATATATAAATGTATTAGTAGTAACCATAAAGTCATAGACAAATtcacaaaatacaaaaaatgagtATATCATATTCTTTTTGTCTACAATATAAATTTATCTTCATAAATATTAGCACGTAAACTACATGAGACACAACTTCACTCTGTTAATTAAAAAAGGGTTTACTTCTTTTTGTTTGACGTCCACACGaacctaatttctttttatttttggcGTGGGTTATGAACTTTGTTTGTTGATAGGCCacattattaatttattaattctaACTCTAATAAGCAAACAAATAAATTCAATGGTTAAAGGAATTACGAAACTCCTTTATCTAAAATcaacgcaaaaaaaaaaagtccaagAAGAAAAGTTCAAACTCAAAGTCAATGACGAAACTCGTTTATCTAAAATCATTGccaatatttttgttttctttctttacacacaaagattttaaaaaatatatattaaaaatacaaTGTTTCACGTTTTTACTGGGTGTTAGCTGGAAATTTCAAATACTCTAAAGGACAAGAAATTACGAGacttaaaattgttaaaaacgATTCTTCCAATATCTCCGCAATAATCCATTTTGGACATTAACCATCATgctttattttttgtttcaatCTAAAATATTGGTATCTCAtatcaataaattaaaatagCTATCGCGATCATCTCTTATACATCTAACTTTGCATTTCGAAAAAAAATAAcaccaaaaaatatttatttagtaGAGTTTTGAATGAGACAAAATAAGACCAAGTATTCTTAACCCCTAAGAGATATCTATAAACTTTTAATTGTTCAATAGCTTGTTGACTATTGAATTATATGatccattttcaaaattcaatagCAACAAGATTCAAAGATAATCTAATAACAAAAAGTTAAGACCCCATTTAGTAAtaatctattattattattaatcaaaATGTATTTCCTTTCATCTAACCATAAAAGTTGCTAACTTTTTTTAGGTACACAGAAGTTGAACTCTTAACCAAAGTTTAaaaaacacaaaacaaaattttaaaagctACATCTTCGTTGGTAACCAtttcgtttttattttaaagttttgaaaattaaagttatttcttcatattttcttgATAGAGACTAAGTCATTACAATGTATACACTGCTAAATCTAACTAAAGATTAGACTAAATTACCTAAAAGAATTGGAACCAAaagtgtttatatatatataaataatttaaattttgtgttgATTAATAAACTTTTGTCATAAAAATTTTTGGGtactatatatattatattaaataattgtGTGTGTTTCAAGATAATTGTAAACACCAAAAAGGCTAACATatgaaaaaatatggtagaagATTCAATACCTGGTCGATCAGATGTACTAAGAGAGCTCACTAAGAAAGCCTTCTCGAACAGTTTAGTTATCGTTAAAGATTCAGTTTAATTGTTATACAGTTTTACTGAACAAAGAAAGAAGTTTTTCTGTTTAGATCAATTCCcattataaaagaaaatgtcCCCTgcctaaataaatcaatcaagaAACAATAAAATTCCCAGACTCTCTGTATTCGTTCACCCTTCTTCTACTGCCCCTTTCATAAGATGGAGGGGGAGAAGGAAGTGGCGGCGCAGATGATTATGACGGTGACAGTGACAGTGGAGGTGACGGTCACGGTGGAGGCGGAAGTGGATGTGGATGTGAAAGACGCAGAGGTGACGACGGCGGTGGAAGTGGAAGTGGAAGTGCGGATGACGGCAGCGGCCGGGAAAGAGTCGGTAACAGTGGCACAGAAAATCACCATGAGGTTTATAGTAAATCAATTTAAATAATTCTTCATTACCATTACTTAAAAGAATTTGTGCAGACCAGTTCAATTGTTCATTATTTTATACAATTATGTTTGAGTCTCTCAAAATACTATTTTCATTATCTATCGTAGAAGATCAAGAATGATTTTACCATTTATTCTATCTAAAAATGCATAGTTAAAATCATTTTAAAGTCAATTATTTGTTACTGTTAGTTGTCAAGTTAGTGTACAATGAATGAATGATGTTGTAAATGATACTAATTAAGATCTTTAATACTCAAAGAACTAACcgtggtgtattgatttttatCTTAATCATATATGTGTTCGTTTTTTACTATTATAATTTTCGAAATAGTTTCAAAATTTGAGAATTAAAGTAATTCTTTTTATGTCAATAAGCATAATTGAAACATTAATCTAATTCTcaaatcaatttaaaataaactttttataatttaaagaaTTTCATAATGAACAAAACGAAGGtagtttattaaaataaaagcCGAAAGCAGATATATGCTTTAAATGAAATCAGTCAAAAAGTAAGAATTTTTGTAAAAGCAAAGTTTTTaggtttgataattattttagttatttatttctgatttttgaaaattaggCTCACAATCCTAATTTCATCCATCCAttagttttcaaatttggtTGATTATATTGTTGGagtatttttaaaacaaataaatttgaaatttgaaaagggaaggatagttttaaaaaatttgtttttgtttcaagAATTGAGgtaacaacccaacttttcTACTCCATTGAGACACTAATGATTATGGTAAgaaattaaactttaaaaaaaataaaaataaataaataaataattaccCAAAAAGGGGTCTAACAAATAATGATTTGTTGAAATAAAAGCGAAAAGCAAGAACACAACTGtaaaacaagaagaagaaaaagttctCACAAGTTTTCTGAAGTTAAATTATCATTTTCATCTTTATGCTTTGAAATTTGTTTCAACTTCAACAATATTTCTAAATGTAAAATTAAaatctctctattttttttaaacaatcaaACTTAAAAACAAACTAGAAGTAgcaaagataaatttaaattttattaaaatgggcatttttaaatataaaaaattaatatattaagtttttttataaatattttctaaatagtttcaatttttttcctattcaaataaaattacaaaaactaaaattatatatttttaaaaaataaaataccgaaatagtattttattgttctattttattttattttctaaaaagattCTCTTTTAATTCCAAACACTCCAAGTATTTAAGAAAAGTAAAAGACAGGAGATAAAGACCCAACCCATACTTCAATTTTCCCCACCAATTTCTTgcactttatatatatatataaaccacaTAAAATTCCCATTTTCTTTGTACAGTTCCTCCATTAGTTCCATTGACAGAGAGAAATAGAGCAACAAAAAatgggaagaagaagagagattgCATTCATTTTGGTAATTCTTTATTCGTCTATGATGACTTCCTTTGCTTTCACACAACTCTTCACAATAGGTTCAATTCCTCtccactctttttttttcttcttcatttttagAAATACTTATTGTCTGGATAGGATTATACGGTTCGTTCAaatgagtttttctttttctttttaaattttcatatattataaatttataagcTTAAGAAAATGCTTAATGTATGATATTTTTAAGCTCAGAGCATGTTTGGTAGCTAGGtgttttattgtttttgaaAAGGCATGTAGGTTCAACATAACtattatatttttatgtttttttaaacaagaaactcatttttaaaattatgaagaaaaaaaaaacttccaaAATACacattttgttttaaaaaacagaaaacaaaaatgGATAACCGAACATATATGGTTTTCgcttttaataaacaaaaattaaaaaaaaaaaaaaaaaaacagaacaaAATCAACCgactaaaataaaaatcaatgtGTCATAtttcatcatcttttttttatcaaaatccATGTGACAATTATCATGCCGTGATAATGTTTGTactcttttttaataattatatttgtattttgTAGATTCTAAACAGCAATTAATTGTTAGAGAATACAATAATTCAAGATTTGTTGAACGTCGAGGGGGAGGTAGGGGAGTGATCCCAATATATGTGGCTGGCGCTTCATCAG
This window encodes:
- the LOC103489385 gene encoding uncharacterized protein LOC103489385 encodes the protein MGRRRRRTEIALILILIYSSMVHSFAFKQLFVTDSIKHQESEHMEKHGRRYNIEGRHGYTNGIPIHDIAITRGGGRGGGGGGRGGGNGAGGIHDRNYMKFIAAAVSISVAYLCGLI